A segment of the Crassostrea angulata isolate pt1a10 chromosome 10, ASM2561291v2, whole genome shotgun sequence genome:
TAAATATACTAACTATATACTAGATTTGCTTACTATAGAGGCGTGATGTTGCTGAGGTTGTTTCTGCCCAGGCAGGTCATCTTAGCGAGGCAGGGTTTGATCAGGATCTCTTCACCGGTAGAGTAGACACGCCCATCAAACAAACATCCGCCTACATAGAGAAAATGtcttaattatatacatatattgaaattccaaaaaatgaaaatgtattgtgcgccaatttttaaatatttttaaaacggtTTGACCAATGAACCACGCATAAATAAGACACGTGGTTGAAAGACTCACTTTGTCCATCGTCAGCACGTTTCGTCATTGTGTTAGAGCAATCACCGCTGAAACAATTCGAGCAATCATAAACTGAATGCATACCCAGTATATTTATATTGGATGTATGTGAGAATAGTGAcgaataaaatttatgtttacGGTAGTAAATCTTGCAGGCGAAATATCAATATCAAAGGCCAAAAATTGAACGATGTACACACTTAATATTTCTATATAGTTAGTCAGTACAAGACTTACAACAGAGGAGTGAGGCTGGAGTATAAGTTGTTACCCAGACATGTCATCTCCCCCAGACAACCAGCAATGACAACTTTCTCGTTCTTCTGATAGACGCGGCCATCGAACAAGCAACCAGCTGTAATTAAAAAGgttgacttttttttcttttgcagaaaTGAATTCCATAATTACAAATTGCGCAAAGAAGATATTTTACTTTCATATAACTGTTTTAGCCATTTATTCTGTGATAAAAGAACAGAAGAAAATTAAAGTGGTTTTGTTACAATGTGTATTTGACATTGACCCGATAAAACATATGACCAAGACTTATAAATCGACCAGAAGTCGTCGTTGAAAATGGGTCATATTGCGACCTCTACTGATCTCATCTTACATGTAATCGAAATCTCAAGTTATCCTGCTATTACATTGCATACTTACTTTGACCATTGGCCGCTCTCTTGTGTGGACAGACGCCCCTAaaaattatagatatttttaaaactagtgtaaaacatattatacttaaacttttttttctgttaCCGAACTATaataagaaatgtttacatgttCTTCGACCTTTAATAAACGTGAATTTGgaagaagaaaaattattatgataGTACATGGTTACCCCCATTGCTGCAGATCGCCGTAGGCGTTGTTGCCTAGACAAGTCATGGCGCCTAGGCAGTGAGCTATCACTATTTGTTCTCCGGACGAGTACATTTTGCCGTCAAACAAACATCCTGCAAATTTAGAAAATGCACGCGTGTACAAAGGCATAATGAACAAAGGAAGAAACTTTCTAAAATCATACTTAACGAAACGTCGTCAAATTTGAAAAGATAAACACGTATTATTATGCTTTGGATTCATCAGTTAGtgtgttttaattaaatcaCCGGTAGGTTTTTAACGCAGACTGGTGTTAAAATTATTACTTCTTTTTTTAAGCAAACACAcgacaaaaaatatgtttgaatttttccGGGAAAACAAGAATTTTCATCCAAATCAGATGCGATGTTGATTTATAGTTTGAATTCATTAGAAGGAATgttcgtttaaaaaaaatttaaatagaattttggTCATTTACcttcatttgatattatttttaaaaataactccgaTTCTAAATTGAATAACGTTATAGttttgattcaaaagttatactagtaagtttaaaaaaaactatttgaaAAATAGTTTACTTGTAAACcgtgcattttttttcttcacaattTTAATATCTAAACTAATCACCAGTATACATATAGGTAGATTCTccattgcatattttttattttaaaaaatcatcaattttcgtggagaAAAAATATCTGTGAGAAAGGTACCTGCATTGGCTTTACTTGTATTAAGCTGCTGCAAAAATGTAACTGGAAGAGTCATATCCTATAAATTGTCAATGCGTTGTGGATCTTGGTaagcaaccaaaaaaaaaatcgacgAAAATTCAACCTCAACGGTTTTTTTTAGACTTTCACGGTATTTTTGTCTATTTCTGAAACGAGTCTTTTGGGAAAGAAAATCATTGTCTTTCTCACCTTGTTCGGCATATGCAATGGACAAAACGGCAGCTGCAATAAGGAGAAACATGTTTGCCAATCAGCGACTGAATTCGTCAAAATCTGAGCGGGAAAGGTTGTTACCAAAtcatataaattcttttatatttatactCACATGTTAGACCATGCTTCTGGGTTTATGTAAAGCAGATAAGGGAACACGTGAAAAACGGCGGGTCATGGTTATATCCCAAAGTATATTCCGAAATTATTCCAAAAGTGGTGCGATGTAATGATATTGTTACCAAGTAATGCGTAGATGATACCGAACTTAACTTTATATATACCTATGCAACGTCATGGTTAAAATTTATATTCCTTATTCTTTAGAATAGATATTGAACAGGAATTATGACCAAACAGGCGAAATATACAAACAGTGAATGCTTTAAGTAACCATGACGTGGAAATCtttttctttgatgaaaatatttgtatagTAAGAATATTTGACGTTGGGTCGTGACGCCAATACTGTATAGCCCTTATATTTAAAGTTACAATGTCTAGAATTCAAAATCTTTGTATTCTTTCTTTTgcaaaatgaatttcattttctttcatttcagaaaaagaaaaaaaagtttaataatcATTCTTCATATTGCTATGACAGGTAATAGAAGAATTAAGTTTTAcaactgttttaaattttaatttgaattaaattgaattgcCAAGAAATGGATGATACTAATGCCATCACAAAAATAAAGCTAAGTGCATTGTGTCTGAGGAAAAAATATGacatctattattttttttaattaattagaaATGGTAAAAGAAGTCGGCATCATTGCAATCAATTTTGTCTTTCTAAACAGTAATCAATTTCAAGTACGGAGAAAGTTTGAATTCGCTTTAATACCGTTCTTTTAAGATATTTCTACTAACATTCAATCTCATATCGCAAAGCAACCTATGGCTGATCGAATGGCAATCACACAGAACTCGTAACTGATTCAGCTTGTATGGAATATGTTTAATTATCCAAGTGTCCTCAAATAACCGACTTgaaccatgcgcggatccagaattttttcctggggggtggggtgggggagGAGTCCGAGGGATAAGTAATAGTGTTTGCCGGGAGGAAGGTGCCCGAAGCGTATTTTCGATAATTTTaccatgtaaatttattttttttattttccgggggccgggggggggggggggggggggtggtcctGAACCTCTCCACCTGGcaccccctctagatccgcgcatgcttgGACCACATTCAATGAGTTGTTTGTTCAATCTCAAGTAAGtcacacaatttttataatCTCGATTATAGACAACAActaaaaatgattgaatatgtCATAAGTGCCATAAGTGCATCGTGGTGCATTTTGAGTTGTTTTTTGTTACACATTGAACTAACTGTAATGAGAGAAatcctgagagagagagagagagagagagagagagagagagagagagagagagagagagagagagaggcgggGCAAAATATAGAATAAGGTGGAACAATGGGGTTTTCTatcataaattttaatcatataaCAATAAAACTAAGAGGATAACAACATTACATACTAACAAAATGGACAATTAAAATATGCTACGTAGATTTACATCGTAAACTTACAAAAAACCATGGTTTTCACACACaaccatgtatatatatatatatcacatgaTTAATCATTTTTAGAAGCAGACAAACTATTTTGTAGAACTGAACAGAATACAATAGTTTTTatcctcaaaaaaaaaaatgtttactttattttaaagaGTATATTATGCATGTAATTAAAAGTTATTCCCAAACgctttttcttgtttaatataGTAAAATACGCTTAGTATAGCACAATTTACAGTTTATAATGATTCAAAACAGTCTGTCCCAATCACATACAactataactgtgttttactttatttaaagCAACCAAtgtaatgtatatgtatatgtaatacCCAGGCAATTAAGGTTAATTTTCATGATAacaattttctctttttcttgctgaacatattaaattatttttatacatgtacacgtagtTTTGAGCAATAGCAAATCATGTTCAACTCAAGCTATCTTTCTTTTATCCTCATAACAAATGcacctccaaaaaaaaatcttcttgtatgttttttatcaaattatgtaaaaacaacAGCGGCTGGCAGCTATGATATGCTTATTTTGCACTGTCCAAATAACCTAGATCCTTACACTATTAATAAATGTTCCTGTGGTCACTCAGTGTAAAGAAAAAGGACTTGGCCATGGAGCATCACGTATTCCCTACGGATTGTGTAGACTTCCAATTCACACAGTACATTTACTGTTGCTGCAATTCAGCTGTGGTAGAACAGCTTTATCAAAAAAGCTGGGGATATTTAGTTTTTATAGCATTGAtctacaaaaaaagaaaaaaaatttttaaaagacatgaattttcattttattacatttttcttttttttatacattaaacTTGCACATATCGAGGAATGCGCAAAACAGTTTATCTTTACACAgcattgtcatttttcaaacccacaaaaaatattttatcaaaatattcaattcCATGAGTTAGAGCCAGTAAgtattttattacatacttgTATACCACTTTCATGAATTAAAACTAAACTTTCCTGAGCTGAAAATCAAACTACTCAAGTTAAAAATACGATATTCGGGCTCATTTGATGTGtattgaaaactttttcatgaaatgacattataACAggcttaaaaaaaatactgagtCATCATTAATAAACTAACTGAGTTTATAAGTATATTAATACAGTCATACATTTGTACTGAtatcataaatattataaatctAGCTGCATGGttgtagctcctggtctgaaaaattTTGTAACAACAACCTGCAGCTATTTAAATTGTGGGAGGGTTAAAAACTATGATTAACTGTTTTACATGCTATTTAACAATTAGTATCCTCAGCTAGATAACGGGTCTCTAATTAGAGAATTACATAGGCTATTagtgtaaacaatttatttcgCTGCTCAGCAACTTTACATAGCAAACTCGAAGTAATTAGAATGTTACAAAGCACAGGATTACTATGTAtggataaatatatatttcatgtatatcaaatatatatatcatgtaaACTCACACTGACCAACCGTAATGCTAAACATTCTAGATTCTCTTTTTAAGAGGGAACTACATTTTTTTAGGAGAAAATTATTTCAACTATTGTTCATGCAACTCTGGTAAACTGTGCAACATAGCTACAGCCTGGTCATTGCTTAGGCCCcccaaaaaaatattgtgtatttagGGTAACCTgactaacctacaaaaatgccccgatcctaccatttttatatgtctgtttttatccaattgttatttttatatataatttccaataaaaacccatttttaaatatgatataaacaaacattcttaggatgtTATATTTGTATCTGTGCCCTCATGCAgataaatatatgataaaataaaaaaaatccctacctacctaacttattttttttttgtcagtgATACCCTAaacacaaaattttttttcttaggcctTACACAATGAGCCTGTCCGAAAATGcttgaaagtacatgtacctctcTTTCTGCATGTTTCTTCTTGGTCAGGATGATCTGAGCTTTATGCATGTCTCCAAGTTTTGCTAGATGACGAGCCTCTTCTTCATAGGCAGCCATGTCTGCCTTCACGGTCTCAACATATTCTTTAAAACGACAAAAAAGAAACCCATAAATCAAACCTGTCAAATTGAAAATCCTTAACTCTCTATCCTGAAGCAGACATGTAATGCCAAATGCAAAGAGCAcactgttttttgttttttttagttataaaggttatttattataaatccAATAAGTCTCAGATATGTCATAGATTAGGGAAAGAGAAACTGACTTCCCTGTAAATTTTCTACAAGTATGTTCATGCTGTGTTTTACTCTAAATAAATGTATGCCCTAGCTTGGATGACAAATCTTTTACATTTTCCAAAAAGCAAAAGGTTGAAATATGTTCCCATATTCCAGGTTGAACATGGTTGCTTACTGTAGATGACTGAGAGTTAAAAATCACCCTCCATTCCATCTCCACTTACTTATGAGTCCATCAGCCCCTCCTTTCTTCAGTTCCTCTTGTTGCTGCTCCATCTTCTCAGTGATGAGCTTACTTTTCTGCATTAATGCCCTTGTTTGTTCAACAGTCAGTCTGTCCCTTAAGCTTGCAATCTATTAATAAAACAAGCACCACTGACATCTCATAAAATAAACACTCTACACCTGGATTTTAATATCTACACATTCTTACAATCACTGACTAAagtaataagtacatgtactgtaaatacCGGAAATGCTAAATGTAATACTGTAATTGTATTCTATCTGTTTTTATAGAAGTAGCTTTCAAttaatgaattacatgtaagtacatcACTAATTGtcatctttaaatataaatgaatacaaaataaagtttaattttttgggGTCTTATATATACACCATAATTAAATCCTATTAAAGATGTTTTTTCCTATAGTGTTTTCAGTGACCTATGCCATACCTGTAAATCTAGCTGTTGTTTTTCATACTTCAACACTTCTAATGATGTGGTTCCCTGACTGCAAATATAGAGACAAAAATAAGCAGCATAAAAATGCCAACACCTTACTGCTGGGATAATGGATACTCAGGCACCAAATGTAAATGTTCCTTGTAGGAAAATTTCAAGATTActtcaacagaaaaaaaaaacccttcttTCTTATGTTACATATATTTTGCAGCATACTGAGGAATAATATCAATTATGGTGGCTCAAACTGTGATCcattaaaacacaatatttattacatgtatcttttatcAATAATGTAAATTGTCAAACCATTGTCTTAAATTACCTATAAAAACTTGGGCAGTCAACAAAAAATGACCTCAACTCCTCTCCCCGAAAATTAACTTAAATGCATAAGTATTTTCGAATAGAATGAGGGctttttcaaaagaatttttattaCTGTTGGAATATTTCAGCAAAAGTTTCATGGTATTTGTGATTTTTACTTATACTTGAATGCTACTATTTTTCACTCTTTGTTTAtcgtttaaaaatgtatacagtATTTCAAAATTCCATACTGATTCTAGACTTTTAACATACACAGTAAAACACgattatagcgaacacgcttataatgaattgacgcttacagcgaagtgaatttcattccccaagtctctatttcatgttgtaaacttgacggatataacgaattacgcttataacgaagttaaattggccgtccctgggacttcgttataagcatgttttactgtaaactGTTACTTACATTTCCATACTGGATTATTTTTTGagcttataaaaataaatcagattaATTTTTTGTAGATATAGAATTTAATGGcaagttctttattttcacaaccAAAATCAGTGTACatgaaacaaaaatacaatttgtaaattattgcatttcatcacaaataatttttttcaccttttcctttttgatcattaaaaaagaCTTGGTTTAATCACAGTTAGgtttcaataaatcaaaaatctaCACAAAAAGTTGGATTGGTTGCAATGGAAAGacatttaattatatttgtacatttttataaaatatataattaccTAAATATATATTGAGATATATGTTGTGAAATGAAACCATATTGTGTTTCAATCAATACTGCtatacatttatatcaatagctctttaaaaaatgactaaaaaaataatatgtaaatgGAAAAAGCAAatcattcaatttaaatatacatgtatattgaggTCATTGGAAATACGAAGTATAATatgtccaaaaaaaaataaattaatatataaaagtaATACTTGTGTACATGGTATAGatgcatgtaaaataaaacGTGTGTAGAACTTCaaacttaaattaaaacaagagaggtaaaaaaaaaaagatttatagaATATAAGATcacattaattataattattacagATTTATTGCACAAATTAAGTTCATAGAAAAATGTCACCAATTGGACGGAGATTTTATGAGGAAACTTTTATCATAATTCTTCTCTCATTTTTCAAACTAAGGATCCATAACTTGAAATGACAGCAGGTCTATCCTCAACTGATGGTACAAATGCTTGATTTTACTTTGCTGCAAAAGCATAGCATTGATCCATCAGCTGATTGAAATAAACCTCTGTCACGTGCATTATTAGTAATCATCTATTATTTTCTGACTACCAGTACATGCAGTTAAAAGAAAGCTTTTCTTAATTTGATAAAACCAAAAACCCCATTACAGTTTTATATGaaattcaaattgatttaaaagtACTGGTACACAGAGAGGAAATATTAGGGAGCATTGCAAAATTtgtaaatgagagagagagagagagagagagagagagagagagagagagagcaagttTTAGAGCATAGttaatttttgttgataaaatatatGTTCATTTATAGCTTATTTACCTTTTGTTCACTGCTTGTTTTGGTGGAGCAGGTGCCTTCAAAGGAAAATaagtattcatttatttaatattcagttgaaaaaaaaaataatgaatatacatgttaaCATTCTAACATCCATGTAAAAACTCACTCTTCCCTTAGATgtctgaaagtaaaaaaaaaaaattcgaaaattgcAAGTTTTGATAGTGCAGAAAGTTATAATGTGTACGAAACACACTGAGTGTTTAAGCATTAGCATTCCATCATTTAATCTTATTTTCAGCAATATGATGAATTTACATTGATGATTTTAACttatcattatataaaatttatgacACAAAGGTAAAttccatttcaatttcttttctgaTACAAGTAATCTACTATTAAACTGTACCTTGTCAATTGTCTTATAGAACTGGTCAATGACCAGCCATTTTTCCTTCGTCTCTTCCACCTGCTTACTTTTGAATGGGTCTCGTATTCGTATCTTTACCTCTAGCTTCCCCCCAACTGTCTTCCTGCCATCAGTTACCTGCAAATCACAAGATTTTTACACTTCTGTAAAGACAATGATTGCAGTGAAGATAAGCACATCTACATGAATCAATATGATTGTATCTTTTTGCATTCAATAATTTCTTCAATTGTTCTAGTACAGACTATTCTTTATGAACATATATTGCAGCAAAAATCAATGAAGAAACGGCCTTAGAGTATGGAATCCAGCTTATCTAAGTTCATAACAGAAGAAATGAAGtatggttctttagaataaacAGTAAACTTTATTCTCCTTCAACAGACTCACATCATAGCTGTCATGGACTGTACACTTGTTATCCAGAGGTTGTAGTTTGACATTTACTGTGCCAATCAGCTTATCACTTTTCAAAAATCCCCTGAAGAgaataaaattagaaattattATTGTAGCAAAATTTAAAGTCTGCAATTTCAGAGCAAGACATATTAATAAATCAACAAACAGAAAgaataaatatcttgaaaaaaagATGGTTCATGATCACGATTTTCATAATCCATTTAACAGTAAATATTATAATCTagaatttcttttattattccAAAATCTGCAACAACtcaatataaaaagtaaatattggTTATACAATATCCatatttaaatacataataTACCAAACAATAAGAAGATGGGATACAGCAGTTGATGACTGTCTTTAGAAGTTTGCATTaatgtgttgtaattttttaaacatgcattGCTGCCATTGAAtcagaatgtttgtttgtctttttaaattatcttaccttttgtgaaatatttcaaactttgctGTTTTTCTTTCTATGACGCGAGCAAATGCTCTGGATTTCCGATTTATTTCTACTTTAAAAGATTCTTTgtattctgtaaaaaaaaagaatcatatttACTAGTACCTAATAGTTTGATAGATAATGTTCTATTTGATTggatttgacaaaaaataaaactttggaTCCCCAATGTAGATCTGAAcgtgtaaattaaaatattatctttaaaaaaatagtatcaattaataaaatgtatttttacaaaggCTTGTTTTTCAACAGTTCAAAATacattactgtagattccttattttatgcgagtactCAATTCCGCGACTcaacgattttccatcaaatagcgagaacataaaatcgcgaatgccgaaattttatcatagtttcatgtactttacatttgtccgaaaattaaaagcgagattttagaattcgcgagacgggcttctcgcgattttacgcggatattaattcctcgcgtttaattaggaatttacagtactttCAAAGACTAATGGTAAACAACAGAAAGGGCCacacttctctctctctctctctctctctctcctctctctctctctctctctgattttaTTTTCGCCCAGTTACCGATTACTACAGGTAGTAGAATTAACATTCACCTGGATTACAGGATCCCTTTACGGTCTCTGACTGGGCCGTCTGGGGATCATCCTGTCACAAAAAACACAAGTCCTTACCAAAGAAACACCATTCAATTTCTTATCTACTGTCAAAGATTTTGTCTAAGACTTCAGTCAAAATATCATTACAATTGAAATAGAATCAATGTGTTTAAATGGGAACAATTGGAAAAAGATTTGCTGAATAAAGGCACAATCTATAACTTTTTAATGGGAGAAAATACAGGTGTCTGGATATCTTTGTAAAAGGTTTTTCTGAAGATTACCGGTTTACATGTATTCATGCAAGTATAGGGTGAATCTTAAATACCTGTatcaatttcaaaaagaacATGTATTTCATGAACTGGTAATTTTAAATCTTCATTGAACACAAAGTATTGCCAAATCATAATTTAGACGTAATGATAGACATGCATGGATAAGTATGTCATACTTACAGTAGGGAAAGGAAATTCAAATTTGATGTACGTATCTACATCTTTTTCTGAATATTCtgaaattaatttatcaaatgaataaaagaaCTTGCACAATTGAAGCTGTATTTCTAGATAATTGAAACTGGAAATGAACATAAATCATATATCTTTTACTGCAGTGTTGGTCACATTCAGAatataaaacaacaaacaagTATTCTATTTTACTTGTTTCCAAACAATGACAGTAGACTTGGTaaactaaatatatataaatgtgtatttattttattaacagttaggtgaaatgtatatttgatgAGTACAAGCGTACTTACTATCAGGTAAATTATACTGTAATCCTCGGATAACTTCTACTTCTAAATCATTTTCTCCTAAATCTGTATTACATCTGAAAACAAATCATAAATCATGAAATATCAAACCGTATCACTATGATATCTTAGTGAAATCACATtataaaatacatcaatttttaacatcatgctactttatacatgtagctggTATAAttgtttcatcaattttttaaagcttaagtactgtggaatcacaTCAATAAATTTTTAGGAAGACAATTTTCTTAGGTTGTCACATTTTCCCAAGTTCATGGAAACTTTCATGTAAATAGGTGGATGAGGGAGGCCCATGAATTCAATGATTCCACAGGAAATTAT
Coding sequences within it:
- the LOC128167366 gene encoding uncharacterized protein LOC128167366 translates to MFLLIAAAVLSIAYAEQGCLFDGKMYSSGEQIVIAHCLGAMTCLGNNAYGDLQQWGGVCPHKRAANGQTGCLFDGRVYQKNEKVVIAGCLGEMTCLGNNLYSSLTPLFGDCSNTMTKRADDGQSGCLFDGRVYSTGEEILIKPCLAKMTCLGRNNLSNITPLYGNCETKRSSNGQDGCLYDGFILNAGETITIQGTTTELVCLGHNLYKELIH